Proteins co-encoded in one Setaria viridis chromosome 9, Setaria_viridis_v4.0, whole genome shotgun sequence genomic window:
- the LOC117836541 gene encoding peroxidase 70, translated as MAPAASRTHHHRSLALVVLALVAAATATVAGAQLSSEDYYDASCPAALLTIRSAVAAAVLLDRRMGASLLRLHFHDCFVQGCDASVLLDDAGGFTGEKGAGPNAGSLRGFDVIDNAKMLLELLCPQTVSCADILAVAARDAVEQLGGPSWTVPLGRRDATTASASLANSDLPGPTSNLNGLLNAFSNKGLSTTDMVALSGAHTVGRAQCRNFRARIYNDTDIDATFAASLRASCPAQAGSSSDGALEPLDGTSPDAFDNDYFGNLLSQRGLLHSDQALFGGGATDGLVRAYASDAGRWGSDFAAAMVRMASIGPLTGTDGEIRVNCRRVN; from the exons ATGGCTCCTGCAGCTTCCCGCACGCACCACCACCGCTCGCTGGCCTTGGTCGTCCTCGCGCTGGTGGCGGCCGCAACGGCCACGGTGGCCGGCGCGCAGCTGTCGTCGGAGGACTACTACGACGCCTCgtgccccgccgccctcctcacCATCCGgtccgccgtggcggcggcggtgctgctcgaCCGCCGCATGGGGGcctccctcctccggctccacttccacgactgcttcgtgcAGGGCTGCGACGCGTCGGTGCTGCTGGACGACGCGGGGGGCTTCACCGGCGAGAAGGGGGCGGGGCCGAACGCGGGGTCGCTGCGGGGATTCGACGTCATCGACAACGCCAAGATGCTGCTCGAGCTCCTGTGCCCGCAgaccgtctcctgcgccgacatcctcgccgtcgccgcccgcgacgCCGTCGAACAA CTGGGAGGCCCATCCTGGACGGTTCCCCTGGGCAGGAGGGacgcgacgacggcgagcgcgtCCCTGGCCAACAGCGACCTCCCCGGACCCACCTCCAACCTCAACGGCCTCCTCAACGCTTTCTCCAACAAGGGACTCAGCACCACCGACATGGTCGCCCTGTCAG GGGCCCACACCGTCGGGCGGGCGCAGTGCCGGAACTTCCGGGCCCGGATCTACAACGACACCGACATCGACGCCACCTTCGCGGCGTCGCTGCGGGCGAGCTGCCCGGCGCAGGCGGGCTCCTCCAGCGACGGCGCGCTGGAGCCGCTGGACGGGACGTCGCCGGACGCCTTCGACAACGACTACTTCGGGAACCTGCTCTCCCAGCGCGGGCTGCTGCACTCCGACCAGGCgctcttcggcggcggcgccacggacGGCCTCGTCAGGGCCTACGCGTCCGACGCCGGCCGATGGGGGAGCGACTTCGCGGCTGCGATGGTCAGGATGGCCAGCATCGGCCCGCTCACCGGCACGGACGGCGAGATCAGGGTCAACTGCCGGAGGGTGAATTGA
- the LOC117835865 gene encoding uncharacterized protein produces the protein MPKRAFRYAVVDAFTDEPFKGNSAAVCLLEDGGAGDGGEPLDERWMQAVAAEFNTPITAFLVRSGPSDAGAGAAVVTAQFRIRWFTPVRESELCGHGTLAAAHYLIASGLVECDAIEFLAKSGRLTAKKVLGSKNATPAQHTCSKFMIELDFPVIPVVKCNSAEMLPIPETLSGVSVINELQAVSAFSDFIVEVSSCDEVDNVRPNIAELVQCPGRGIAITGPAREGSSYDFVTRFFAPKYGINEDPVCASVHCSLAPYWGKKLGKQNMTAFMASPRSGTLYLQWDEEAHRVRIRGEAVTVMLGSLLA, from the exons ATGCCGAAGAGAGCCTTCAGATACGCTGTG GTTGATGCGTTCACGGATGAGCCGTTCAAGGGCAACTCCGCGGCCGTCTGCCTCCTCGAGGATGGCGGCGCTGGCGACGGAGGAGAGCCGCTCGACGAGCGGTGGatgcaggcggtggcggcggagttcAACACCCCCATCACCGCCTTCTTGGTCCGTTCCGGTCCCTCcgatgccggcgccggcgctgcggtCGTGACTGCCCAGTTCCGTATCCGCTGGTTCACTCCGGTCCGGGAG AGTGAACTTTGCGGGCATGGAACATTAGCTGCTGCACACTACTTGATAGCATCTGGTCTTGTGGAGTGTGATGCTATAGAGTTCTTGGCAAAATCTGGACGTCTAACAGCTAAGAAAGTCCTTGGATCAAAGAATGCAACTCCTGCACAACATACCTGCTCAAAGTTCATGATAGAATTGGATTTTCCTGTTATCCCCGTGGTAAAATGCAATTCTGCAGAGATGTTACCAATTCCTGAGACTTTAAGTGGCGTTTCGGTTATTAATGAGCTGCAAGCTGTCTCTGCTTTTTCTGACTTCATT GTGGAAGTCAGTTCATGTGATGAAGTTGATAATGTTCGTCCTAACATTGCTGAGCTAGTCCAGTGTCCTGGAAGAGGCATCGCCATTACAGGCCCAGCTCGTGAAGGATCTAGCTATGATTTTGTCACCCGTTTCTTCGCCCCAAAATATGGAATAAATGAG GATCCAGTATGTGCTAGCGTACATTGTTCGTTGGCTCCTTACTGGGGCAAGAAGCTGGGGAAACAAAACATGACAGCCTTCATG GCCTCCCCAAGGAGTGGAACACTGTATCTGCAATGGGATGAGGAAGCTCACAGAGTCCGAATCCGAGGAGAAGCTGTTACTGTCATGCTTGGCTCTCTTCTTGCCTAG
- the LOC117835913 gene encoding protein SHORT-ROOT 2, producing MDTLFRLVSLHQHHHHPQAQAPASSSPDQQQHHHQSPYSSRSTSRSTTSTGSRSSPSHHTHNNHYYSHSHSHYNSSNSSGSYYYCDPAGGGGGGGGGGGYYYDHQPAAPAPYQEECGNDHGFYMDEDFSSSSSSRHYHHQSSRAPPAAPSSSPPAPAPPTQPPSTSSGAGGHGGGLFEAADFSFPQVDIDLDFSSPATSSGAGGGGGTAASSSGGGGAGRWAAQLLLQCARAVAARDSQRVQQLMWMLNELASPYGDVDQKLASYFLQGLFARLTTSGPRTLRTLAAASDRNTSFESTRRTALRFQELSPWASFGHVAANGAILEAFLEAAAAAASSSSSSSSSQPPRLHILDLSNTFCTQWPTLLEALATRSSDDTPHLSITTVVPAAAPSSAAAQRVMREIAQRLEKFARLMGVPFSFRAVHHAGDLAELDLDGLGLREGGAALAINCVNALRGVAPGGARQRDAFLASLRRLEPRVVTVVEEDADLVEPDPDASSSEEAASTEAAFIKVFTEGLRFFSAYMDSLEESFPKTSNERLVLERAAGRAIVDLVSCPASESAERRETGASWARRMRSAGFSPVAFSDDVADDMRSLLRRYREGWSLREPGTDDGAAAGVFLAWKEQPVVWTSAWRP from the coding sequence ATGGACACGCTGTTTCGGTTGGTTAGcctccaccagcaccaccaccacccgcagGCACAGGCACCCGCGTCCTCCTCGCcggaccagcagcagcaccaccaccagtcCCCCTACAGCTCCCGCTCCACGTCCCGCAGCACCACCTCCACCGGCTCCCGCTCCTCCCCCTCCCACCACACCCACAATAACCACTACTACTCCCACTCCCACTCCCACtacaacagcagcaacagcagcggcaGCTACTACTACTGCGAccccgccggaggaggaggcggaggcggaggtggcggaggctACTACTACGACCACCAGccagcagcgccggcgccgtaCCAAGAAGAATGCGGCAACGACCACGGCTTCTACATGGATGAAGActtctcctcgtcgtcctcgtcccgcCACTACCACCACCAGTCGTCGcgcgccccgccggcggcgccctcgtcgtcgcccccggcgcccgcgccgccgacgcaGCCCCCGTCCACGTCGTCCGGCGCCGggggccatggcggcgggcTGTTCGAGGCGGCGGACTTCTCGTTCCCGCAGGTGGACATCGACCTCGACTTCAGCAGCCCCGCGACGTCCTCCGGcgcggggggcgggggcgggaccgccgcctcctcgtcgggcggcggcggcgccgggaggtGGGCAGCGCAGCTACTGCTGCAGTGCGCGCGCGCCGTGGCCGCGCGCGACAGCCAGCGCGTGCAGCAGCTCATGTGGATGCTCAACGAGCTGGCCTCGCCGTACGGGGACGTGGACCAGAAGCTGGCGTCCTACTTCCTCCAGGGCCTCTTCGCGCGCCTCACCACCTCCGGCCCGCGCACGCTGcgcaccctcgccgccgcgtccgaTCGGAACACGTCGTTCGAGTCCACGCGCCGCACCGCGCTCAGGTTCCAGGAGCTGAGCCCGTGGGCGTCGTTCGGCCACGTCGCCGCTAACGGCGCCATCCTCGAGGCGTtcctggaggcggcggccgccgccgcgtcttcatcctcgtcttcgtcgtcgtcgcagccgccgcggctgcACATCCTGGACCTGAGCAACACCTTCTGCACGCAGTGGCCGACCCTGCTCGAGGCGCTGGCCACGCGGTCGTCGGACGACACGCCGCACCTGTCCATCACCACCGtggtgcccgccgccgcgccgtcgtccGCTGCGGCGCAGCGCGTGATGCGGGAGATCGCGCAGCGCCTCGAGAAATTCGCGCGCCTCATGGGCGTGCCCTTCAGCTTCCGCGCCGTGCACCACGCGGGGGACCTCGCGGAGCTCGACCTCGacggcctcggcctccgcgaGGGCGGCGCCGCGCTCGCGATCAACTGCGTGAACGCGCTGCGCGGGGtcgcgccgggcggcgcgcggcagcgCGACGCGTTCCTCGcctcgctccgccgcctcgaGCCGCGCGTGGTCACCGTcgtcgaggaggacgccgacctCGTGGAGCCCGATCCGGACGCGTCGTCGTCCGAGGAAGCCGCCAGCACGGAGGCGGCGTTCATCAAGGTCTTCACCGAGGGCCTCCGGTTCTTCTCGGCGTACATGGACTCCCTGGAGGAGAGCTTCCCCAAGACCAGCAACGAGAGGCTCGTTCTGGAGAGGGCAGCCGGGCGCGCCATTGTTGACCTCGTGTCCTGCCCGGCGTCGGAGTCCGCCGAGAGGCGGGAGACgggggcgtcgtgggcgcgGCGGATGCGGTCGGCCGGCTTCTCCCCGGTGGCGTTCAGCGACGACGTTGCCGACGACATGCGGTCGTTGCTGCGGCGGTACCGGGAGGGGTGGAGCTTGCGGGAGCCAGGCAccgacgacggcgcggcggcgggggtgttCCTGGCGTGGAAGGAGCAGCCCGTCGTCTGGACAAGCGCGTGGAGGCCATGA